AGTACTTCACCGGTAGGACCTGTGAAATTTTCTGAAGCATCTTTTTTCCCAATAAGCCCCTCATATGTTGAAGGGTGAATTTGAATCATTTGTCCGATTTTTTCTTCTAAAGTCATTTGTTGTAGTAAGTCTTGTATGCGTTGACTAAACATAGCAACCTCCATTTAAAAATAATGTTATTTCGTTGGGTTTATGATATAGTAATATAGGAGAAAAACATATAAAATGTTCGCAAATGTTAAAAATCTTGTGATGAAAAGAGTGAGAAATATGCATATAAAAAATATTGTGATTGATGCGAGTGAACTGAATCCGACCCTCATGCGCATGTATTTTTTTAATCAATCTCAAGAGTATTTTCCAGGTGAAAAACTTGAAAAACGTCATGTTTTGGATTTTGAATTTGAATTTTTTACGGAAAGTACGGGAGGGATGTATATTGATGATACATATTATACGATTCAAGCGGGGGATGTTGTTTTAAAAAGGCCAGGTCAGTTTACACGTGCTGTCATGCCATATTCATGTTATCTATTAGGCATTGACCCGACAGATAGGGCACAAAAAATCCAGCAAAGTACGCCGTATATTATGAACGGATACTTTGTTCCCTATTATAGGCACCATATTCTTGATCAACTACCGACTCGAATGCATCCAAAACAGCCGCAGATTTTTGCAGGCTTATTTGAAGAAATATTAAAGGAACGTCTAAATCCTAGTAAAATAAGTACAATTAAAATCAAAAATCTGATCATGTCGATTATCATTCACATGTATGAAGAAACGGTTGAAAATAATGTGAATCAACCATCACCATATCGCAAAACATTTCAATTATTTAAAGAATATGTAGAAAATCATTTGGATGAGCAATTAACACTTGATCAAATCGCAAAACAATTGAAAGTGAGTCCGGCGCACTTTCATAAAATTTACAAAAAAACATTCCAACAAACACCGAATGAATATATTCTTCAAGAGCGTCTGAAAAAATCAAAAGAGCTGTTAATTCGATCGGATCAAAAAATTATAGATATTGCACTTACTATCGGCTTTGCTTCAGCAACATATTTTTCGACAGTGTTTAAAAAATATGAAGGGATGACGCCGCGAGAGTATAGAAAACAATATACATATTATTAATATACACAGAGAAAGGAGAACGTGATGAAAAAGAAAAAAGTCGCGCTTGTAGTAGGGGCATCCTCAGGGATTGGAGAAAAGGTCGCTCGGCGCCTTGCTACATCTAAGTGTATAGTTTATGGTGTGGCAAGACGAACCAAACGCTTAGAACACCTAAAAAAGGCAGGCGTACATATAGCTTATATGGATGTGACAAAGACAGAATCAATTGAAGCGGTTATCCGACATATTCTAGATCAGCATGGATATATTGATATTGTTATTAATAACGCAGGTTATGGGGAATATGGTATACTTGAAGAAGTGTCTATTGAGAATGCCAAGCAACAGTTTGATGTTAATCTATTTGGAGTAGCTCGTGTCAACCAGTGCGTGCTACCTGTGATGCGTAAGCAAAAAAGCGGACGTATTATTGTTGTTGCTTCATCAGCTAGCCACGTAGCCACCTTAGGCTCAGGTTGGTACGGGGCGTCAAAACATGCCCTAAAAGGATTGGTAGAAGCCCAGCGAATGGAAGTATACCCTTTTAATATTCAACTCGTTCAAATAGAACCGGGACCGATTAAGACGGAATTTGAAACAACTGCAATCGAGACATTAAATGCTCAAGAAGCTATTGAAGACTATAAGGAATTAAGATATAATTACATGTGGTTCTTAAAGCATATGTTTGCCAAGGCACCAAGTGCTTTTTCAACAGTGGATACAATTGTTAAAGCATCCCTAATCAAAAAACCTAAAAACACCTACCGTACGACAGGCTCAGCAAAATTGCTTCCCATCCTTAGAGGTATTCTTGGAAGTCATATGTATTTAAAAAGTGTTCATCATGTGATTTTGCGTAAAGGAAGAATAAAGTGACAGTGTTGCACATAGCTTGACAGACGGTTCATAATCATAAAGTTGAATGCGAGACAAATAAAGTTTTGTTATCGTACAAATAAGCAAAAAAAAGGAGTAAACAATGAAAACAAACAAATTAACAAGAAGTGCTATGTTACTTGCATTAACCCTCGTTTTTCAAATTGGTTTTAGACAATTTGCGCAACCTTTAGTCGGTCCATTAGTCAATATGATGCTTTTATTATCGACAATGATTGTCGGAATTCCAATGGCTATCGTCATAGGGTGCTTAACGCCTATCATTGCTTTTTTATCTGGAATAATGGGGGTCTTGCCTTTGGTTCCGATGATTGCTGTTGCCAATACAATATATATAGTTGTTTTTGGATTAATCATCAAGAAAAAAGAAGGCATACTATACGAAGCAATTGCTTTAGCTTTAGGGGCAGGGGCAAAGTTCCTCTTTCTATTTATTGCAGTGCGCACGTTACTTCCGTTATTTATTGCACAGGTTAAGCCACCAGTTATTGCGGCATTTTCATTCCCACAATTATGGACCGCGCTTATTGGAGGTCTACTAGCACTTGTTATTATTAAATTATTGCCTAAATCAATGCAATAATTTCGAATTCGTCAAAAATTCATAAATTATTCATATTAAGTTCATAAATCTAACATACCATGAAAATAAGTGTTTAATATCATAGGATGATTATGTGCTGTGTTATTAAAATGGTGGGAGGGAGACGAATGAAAATAATATTGTTTTATGCGACAAAAAATCCTGAAGCTATAAAATTGATTCAACACTTTAACGATAAAATCAAAGAAAAAGGACATGAGGTTACTTTAATTGAAGCAAATAAATACATGCAATTAAATGCATCGATTGATCTTTCTGAGCCGGATACAATGTATGGCTTTGGAATATCGGGTTTAGATGAAGCGTCTAAACGAGAAATTTTATGTTTGGCTAAGATGTTAAAGAATAGATATGTCAATAAGCCAGCGTTTATATATTCAGGAACACATAAGGATTTTCACAAAACGAAGCGTCAATTGCACAAGATTTTAAAAGATAAAAATTTTGATGTTGTCATTAGTCAAGTTAAGACATATAATTTGGTTGAAATGGAAAAAGTAATTGAACGATTACACGATGTATATCGAAAATATTATTTAAGTAAAAGCCGCCAAAGGGATAAATCGATATTGTCTTGCGACATATGTGAGGTTTGTACAGAAAAAACAGAATAAAAAATGTAAATTAAAATAGGCTGTCCACATTTGTGTGGGTGGCCTTTTGTGGTATAATAGTAAAAAAAGGGAAGAGGGAGATGACCATTAAAGAGATAGCGTCGACTATGTTTTTATTAGATGAACAAAGAACCGGACGATTAAAACATCGCATTCATTCATATGAGCTGACACCAGAGTTTTCTTTTACATTACGTGCATATCCACTCAAAGGGCCAGAAGCTTCACCGGTTTTTGATGCAGATGGCAATATATACTTTGCATCCCATGATGGATGCTTTTATTCAATTAGCAGCCAAGGCCAGTTACGTTGGATGTTTAATTCTGGGAAGACAAAAAATTATGGAAGCCCTTCGATATCAGAAAATTATGTGATTTTTACATCAGGAGAGGGGAATGTCCATTGTTTTACAACACAAGGGGAGCTAATGTGGACCTATTATTTGGGTGCATACTTTGATGCAATATCTAATCGGTACTTAAGAAAGATGCGCAAAGGGATTAATGCATTAGCTACATATGATTGGCATACAAAAAAGTTTCGCTTAAATAAATGCTGGTCTTCTCCCCTTATTAATAAAAACCAAATTTTGATTACAGGTTATGGTATCGGACTGCATTGTATTGACTTGATATCGGGTCAATGCGAATGGACATTTGATTTAGGCATGCCTAGATATCCATTAAGTGGTGTAGCCATAGACGAAGACAACAATATCTATGTGGCGGCAAATAGACATCGATTATATGGATTACATGCCAATGGACAAATGAAATGGGAGTATACACTTAAAGAAAACTATATGTTTTGGGGCAATCCAACAGTAGATATAGAACATCAAAGTGTTTATTTTACAGGAGGGATTGGAGAAGATCGGGGCATTGTTTTATGCTTGGGATATGATGGACAGTTAAAATGGAAGAAAGAGCTTGCAGGGGCCATTCGAGGAAGTGTAAGTATATCCTATGAAAACTATGTGGTTTTAGGGACATTAAGCGGCCAATTAATGGCGCTAAATAAAGAGGATGGTTCAATAATCTTTAGTCATCGCCTAACGCAAGCTAAAAGAGGTTTATGGACAACTCCAAGCATTGATTTAGATGGGCATATTCTAATAACAACAAAAGATAGTAATACAAAAGGTCGCATACTGATATTTAATTCAGAAGGAAAACAAAAAAGTTCTTTGGACATAGGAAAAGCCCTTTCCGTTCCTATTGTTGATCAGAAAGGTATTATCTATGTTGGCTCATGGAATGGAACGATGATGGCTATCAGCACAAAAAAAGGGTGAGCGTATGGATTTTAGAGTGACGATGTTGTTACAGGCGTTAAATCAAATCAAGGAGCCAAAGGTTGAATTGTCACATGAACAGTGGAATCAATGCTTACAATTTGCAGCGGAGCATGGATTAGAGTGTGTCTTCTTTGATTATTATCAACTTTTTTTTCCTGACGACTTTAAGCAATCGGATATTTATCAAAAATGGCAAGGAAAAATCATCCATCGTCTATTTTGGACAAAACAATCAGAAAGAAGAGCTAGAGAGGTTTTAGCACAGCTAGAGAAACAAGGCGTCTTTGCCATTGTATTAAAGGGGATTGACTGTGCTTCATATTATATAAAGCCTGAAAATCGTACCATGAGTGATATGGATATTTTTCTTCATTGGGATGATCTAGAGCAAGCGGATAAGGTTTTCCAATCATTAGACTATATACATGCGCAAGATCAAGATACAGATAAAGAATATATATATTATCCTAAAGAGGAAGGGTATTTTTTTGAAGTACATTTTGCATTGTTTAAGAAAGAGCTATCGGATTATACCCAAGCATTTGGGTATAATGCACTGCAAACAGCAGTTCGATCAAAAGATGGGGAATTTAATGTGTTGGAACCAACATTAGCGACAGCTTATATGCTCGTTCATATGGTGAAGCATTTGTACGGAACAGGAATAGGTTTAAAGGGATTATATGACCTGGCTCTATATGTGAGAGCACAAAAAGAGCATATTGATGAACAAAAGCTTAAGTTATATCTGACAAAATTTCACATGTTAAAAACAGGTGCATATATTTTAGCGTGTGCCAATAGATTTTTAGCAAGTGGGTTTGTTCTAGACTATGAAATACAAGATGCGTTTTGCAATAACCTTTTTGGGATTATTGCGCGTTCGGGTGATACAGGGATGCGTGAAGAGTATGTTATAGAACAACGTTATGAAGTTTTGGCTCAGGGACCTTATAAGGGAAAAAAAGATAAAATGCATCTGTTGACATTTGTTTTTTTACCCTTAGACCAAATGAAAAAAAGATATTCTAGTTTAAATAAGCATTCTTGGTTGCTACCTGTGTTTTGGGGCGTTCGGATTGTTCGAGTAGTTTTCAAATCGCGTCAAAATCTAAAAAAATGGATTCGACGCGATATTAATCACCGTAATATTATGACACATCAAGAAACCATAACTTTTTTAAAGGAGGAATAAAATGGAAAAAGGAAGAGTATTTAAGCAAAAACCAGATGTTCAGCCATCAAACCTTGGTGGAGAGCTAGCCATGCTAAATATTGACTCAGGGGAATACTTTGTCATTAATGAAGTGGGCAAAGATATTTGGGAATGTATTAATGGCATACGAAATGTTAGCCAAATTATTGAAGAATTAACACAAGTATATGCAGCAGATTCAGAAGAGATAGCAGATGATGTTATGCGTTTTATTCAAGAGCTTGAAGAGGCGAAGGTTATCGTAGAGGTTGCGTATGAGTAATCTACGATATTACAAACTGTTTGGTCTGAATGTAGAGGCCAATATCAACTTGAATATAATGGAATGCAAACCGTGTAAAGCGGATGTTATTATTGAAGTTGAGGCATGGGAGCCGGCGTGTGTTGATGATGACTTGGGCGAATTTCATATTCATGGAATAAATGATATTGGCGTAGATATTCATAATCTTGCGCGGTTTAGAATTCAAGATGGAAAGTCGATGCTC
This sequence is a window from Vallitaleaceae bacterium 9-2. Protein-coding genes within it:
- a CDS encoding AraC family transcriptional regulator, with the protein product MHIKNIVIDASELNPTLMRMYFFNQSQEYFPGEKLEKRHVLDFEFEFFTESTGGMYIDDTYYTIQAGDVVLKRPGQFTRAVMPYSCYLLGIDPTDRAQKIQQSTPYIMNGYFVPYYRHHILDQLPTRMHPKQPQIFAGLFEEILKERLNPSKISTIKIKNLIMSIIIHMYEETVENNVNQPSPYRKTFQLFKEYVENHLDEQLTLDQIAKQLKVSPAHFHKIYKKTFQQTPNEYILQERLKKSKELLIRSDQKIIDIALTIGFASATYFSTVFKKYEGMTPREYRKQYTYY
- a CDS encoding SDR family NAD(P)-dependent oxidoreductase; its protein translation is MKKKKVALVVGASSGIGEKVARRLATSKCIVYGVARRTKRLEHLKKAGVHIAYMDVTKTESIEAVIRHILDQHGYIDIVINNAGYGEYGILEEVSIENAKQQFDVNLFGVARVNQCVLPVMRKQKSGRIIVVASSASHVATLGSGWYGASKHALKGLVEAQRMEVYPFNIQLVQIEPGPIKTEFETTAIETLNAQEAIEDYKELRYNYMWFLKHMFAKAPSAFSTVDTIVKASLIKKPKNTYRTTGSAKLLPILRGILGSHMYLKSVHHVILRKGRIK
- a CDS encoding PqqD family protein — its product is MEKGRVFKQKPDVQPSNLGGELAMLNIDSGEYFVINEVGKDIWECINGIRNVSQIIEELTQVYAADSEEIADDVMRFIQELEEAKVIVEVAYE
- a CDS encoding ECF transporter S component; protein product: MKTNKLTRSAMLLALTLVFQIGFRQFAQPLVGPLVNMMLLLSTMIVGIPMAIVIGCLTPIIAFLSGIMGVLPLVPMIAVANTIYIVVFGLIIKKKEGILYEAIALALGAGAKFLFLFIAVRTLLPLFIAQVKPPVIAAFSFPQLWTALIGGLLALVIIKLLPKSMQ
- a CDS encoding PQQ-binding-like beta-propeller repeat protein, giving the protein MTIKEIASTMFLLDEQRTGRLKHRIHSYELTPEFSFTLRAYPLKGPEASPVFDADGNIYFASHDGCFYSISSQGQLRWMFNSGKTKNYGSPSISENYVIFTSGEGNVHCFTTQGELMWTYYLGAYFDAISNRYLRKMRKGINALATYDWHTKKFRLNKCWSSPLINKNQILITGYGIGLHCIDLISGQCEWTFDLGMPRYPLSGVAIDEDNNIYVAANRHRLYGLHANGQMKWEYTLKENYMFWGNPTVDIEHQSVYFTGGIGEDRGIVLCLGYDGQLKWKKELAGAIRGSVSISYENYVVLGTLSGQLMALNKEDGSIIFSHRLTQAKRGLWTTPSIDLDGHILITTKDSNTKGRILIFNSEGKQKSSLDIGKALSVPIVDQKGIIYVGSWNGTMMAISTKKG
- a CDS encoding nucleotidyltransferase family protein, whose amino-acid sequence is MDFRVTMLLQALNQIKEPKVELSHEQWNQCLQFAAEHGLECVFFDYYQLFFPDDFKQSDIYQKWQGKIIHRLFWTKQSERRAREVLAQLEKQGVFAIVLKGIDCASYYIKPENRTMSDMDIFLHWDDLEQADKVFQSLDYIHAQDQDTDKEYIYYPKEEGYFFEVHFALFKKELSDYTQAFGYNALQTAVRSKDGEFNVLEPTLATAYMLVHMVKHLYGTGIGLKGLYDLALYVRAQKEHIDEQKLKLYLTKFHMLKTGAYILACANRFLASGFVLDYEIQDAFCNNLFGIIARSGDTGMREEYVIEQRYEVLAQGPYKGKKDKMHLLTFVFLPLDQMKKRYSSLNKHSWLLPVFWGVRIVRVVFKSRQNLKKWIRRDINHRNIMTHQETITFLKEE